Genomic DNA from Triticum dicoccoides isolate Atlit2015 ecotype Zavitan chromosome 4B, WEW_v2.0, whole genome shotgun sequence:
GTATGCGCATTTTGAGTGGAAGTGAAGGTGACGCCTAACGCAAATTGTTCCTCAAAGGCGATCGTACCAGAGAAGAGAGCACTATTCCAGATCGTAACAATTCCCCCCGACGCTCCGACAGACGGGATATACGCAAATTTATCAAAGCGTTTCGAACAAATCAACTTGAGAGTGCTAGCATCAAACGTCTGCATTTTAGTCTCTTGAAGACAGATAATCGCACATCCACTAGACTGGATCGCATTAGATAAGGCTAAGCGCTTTTTGTCCGCATTAAGACCACGAATGTTCCAACAAAGTACGTTCCACGACTGCAAAAGAGCCATTAAGCGAAGAAATAAAGCGAGGAATCAAGCTGAGGTTGATGAAGAGGTCCCCGCCGGGTCTTCAGTGAAAGCAGCAACCGTGAGCTCCTCCTCCGGGATAGCACATAGATTTGTGCCAATGGCTTGCATTGTGGCAATGTCAGTTGGAGGAGGGAGATCTTCAGGAGCCATTTGATTTGAAGCAGCAGTTGCAGGACCAGCAGAGACGGCTGTAGGAACAGTGCGCGGTTTTACCTTGGATTTAGAGACCTTGGCTTCAGACAGAGAGGTGGTGCGAAATCCATCATATTTGTTAGTACGAGTGCTGCGACGGAGAGTGGAAGTGTCAATGGGGACTGGCGCCTTTCCTTTGCGTTTATGAGCTGAAGAACCCACCGCACTGATTGTAGTTTCAGAAATGGCACCTGTCGCAATCTGAAGCAGGCCAGTCTGAGTTTCAGAGTGATGTGCAGCCAAGTCCATGAGGTGTGAATCAGTCTCCGAATCAGAACTGAAATTGTTGGTTTGTACCAccacagtggcagaatcctcagttTCAGTCAGCAGCACATGAGAAGCTTCCATGGAGCCCTGTGGCTCCAGCCTGGACTGATCAACAAGTGGTGCCTGGCTGTCAGAAAGTTCATCAATGAGCACTGATGCAGTAGTTGCCGAAGCAAGCAGAGTATTTTGTGAGAATTGAATGCCAGTAGGGCCAGCAGTGACCTGAACTTCAAAGTGCATAACCTCGTGTCTGAATCCAAAACCAGCAGCCCATGGTCCCCTTGTAGCAAGTATAGGCCGGATGGCATTGAAAAGTGCAGTATTGAGTTGCTGTCGGGGAACAGGGTTGGCCAAAAGGATTTCCATGAGGGAATCGCCCTGAGCAGATAGACCAAAGCGCATACCTTGGTCATGAATGTCGACAGAGATGGTAACCACGTCAGCAGCAGCAGATGGAGCCGCCAGAGCAGCAGAAAAGGCTCCTGGAGAAGTCACTGGCATAACAAGCAAGTCGGAGACAGTGGCATCAGAGTCTTCCGAGGATGTATATTCAGAAGATTCAGTAATCGCCTCATGCCATGCTTGCATAGGATTGTCAGTGACATTATTGTCAGGAACCACTCCATGCATAACAGTCAAACCCTGAGAGGCCAGCCAGGCTTGGAAGTTCATTAGGTGGGGTGGCATAGGAGGAGCTGGAGGTTCAGGCCAGGGAGCCCACCCTTGGTTGGGAGCTTCTGCATTGTTGTGATGCACAGGGTGATTGGGGGCAGCATTCTGTACCAGCCAGTTGTGAACTTGCTGCTGGTAAAGTTGTTCAGCAGTGAGTTCAGGCCCGAACTGAGGATGTGGATTGCCATCTGCGGGAGGAGGTTCTTCATTTGGAGGCAGCACATCAGGCAGCAACCCATTCCAGTCACTGCTTCTCAAAATAGTAACCTGGACCGTCCAGCAGTCTCGTGCACCTCCCAACTGCCAAACAATAAAACTCTTGGGCACGAGATTCAGACGGATAACGCGAGCTTTGATGAGCATGTACCGTCTATCCTGGCGAGGATTGTACCAATTGACAAGAGATCCATAACCCCCTAAAGCCTTGGTGATGTAGTAGTCTGTTTGGTAATCGTAAGGAAATCCAAAAAACATCAACCAAATCTCTGGGCCAAATGAGGTAGTGCGTCTGTTAAGAGCTTCATTATGCGGCACAAAGGTGATAAGCAAATCCTCCTCCTCAAGCTCTAGCGGGGTATTGACAGCCGTATCTCTCAAGAAAGAACTTGCAAAACCAAAGATTCCAATACCCAGAGGATAATCACTACATTCAGTGGTAAAAAGATGCGCTTCATGCAGCAAACCTTCAATCGCCGTTCGAACGGCAGCCCGGCGATGCAGAGGAACATATGCGCTTGCTTCCGCAATCGCCAAGAAGTCGTGGTGAGTTACCTGCCTGTGGTGTAGTGGGATTGCTATCCTGGAGAAGTATCACCGTTTCAAAAGCACCAACCAAAGCTTTTACCTTGCTTTTCCTAGACTCCACAAGCTTGCTTGCAGTTTCTTCTATTACATTGTTGAACAGTCCCTGCGCATCCTTCTTGTCTTGTGTATCTTGATGCCTCAGTTTCACTGAAGGAGATTCCAAGTCAGGCTCAGTAGGAACACCATTATTTCTGGTATTCCTCTTATAAATCCTTCTCACTAGCTGACCTTCACCATTTGCAACTTCATTGGCAGCTCTTCTTCTAAATACGAGTCTTCTCGGGCCATTACTGTCTGGTGTGAGTTCTACAATTTTACCCCTTTTAAACTTCAATTTGTAAGGTGTGGTACTAGCATCATCTGGGTGAAGTGATGAGATCCTTTGCAGCCTTTGGCCTTTAGCCTTTGAAGATTCATCATTTGGGTTGATTGCTTCTCCTTCATCTTCTGCATCAAAGTCATCTAATTCAATTAACTCATAATCATATTCTTCATAATTCTCATCATCTGATAGTTCTTCCACTAACTGTTGAGCAACAATCATTGATTTCAGTTCATCCTGTTCAGAGGTGTCATTGTTATGGACACTTGCTAACTCATCGGTTTGTAGATTAGAATCAATTGGCACAGGCTCTGATTGCTCCAGAAGTTCACCATCGGATGAAGTTTCTAAAATTGATTGGCAATGAGATGTACTATTAATATTCCCAACATCGTCAATTTCAGCAGCCTCGACATTTTCAGCTACATTTCCTGTAGTGCAATCGAGGCAATACTCAGGATCCTCAGCATGTTTTTCATCAACTGCCCACAGTTCTGGAGGTCCTTGAAGGTCTTCATGAGCACCCATGTCCTCCTTATTTTCAGTGATTACAGACTCCACACTAGCACTGACTTTCACTCGATCAGCTTCCATTCCCGAGCTACTTTCAGTTAATGCAGAATCATATACATCTGCATTTTGCACAGCTGTTAATTGTTTGGGTAGCTGGCAGAGAGCTGCATCATCTGTTCGGATGTCTTCATCCGTTGAAGCTCGACCATTAGTGGAATTTTTCTCTGGTTGCATATGCTCTAGATCCGGTTTACTGAGCATAGTCTTGAGTTCTTGATTATCAAATGATAGCTGCAATTCAGCAGCAACGGGGAGTTCAGAGACCAATGGTTCACTCACTTCATTACTTTCCACCACACCATCCTCTAAACTGAATCTACTTGTTTCTTTTGGTGCTGGTTGAGATTCTTCTACATATTCTGTGGCATGTGAAGACATTTCTGCTAGCGCTGACTCCACAAGATGGCCTGTAATAGATGAACCTTGCACATCATCTTCATCTGTTTCAACAGAAGCAGTCAACTCAGACTGGACAGAAGACGATATTTCAGACATATCCAAGCCATCCTCTGAACCGATTCTGCTTTCTTCTTTTGGTGCTGTTTCAGATATGTCTCCATATTCTGTGGCATCTGGAAACAGCTCCACTACTGTTGACTCCACATCACCTTCTTGTAATTCAACAGATGCAATAAACTCATCTTCAATGGAGAATGGTGTTCTGGGCACATCTGAGCGTTCCTTGCAATTGATACTTGCATTGCTGGACCTCATAGTTTTACCAGTATTGCTTGTACGCTTGCCAGTAATAATTGCTGGTGAAGAAGGAACCTTTCCTTTCAGAGTACTTTTATCTCTTGAAGATACAAGATTATTAGAAGCCTGAGATGACACAGGAACTTTCTTAATCAAGTTCAGTTTAGTAGGAAGTGAAGCTGGTTTCTTAACTAACGGTTGCTTGAGAGTAGTGGCCTTCTCCACAGTTCTAGCTTTTTCCTGCAGTGTCTTCTCTGGCAACTTTGAACCCTTGACTGGCATTGCTGCTTTTTTATCAAAATTGGGTACTCCACTGGAATACCTTGGATTAGCCAAAGTCCTCTGGGTAACCATTGGATGTTTCTTTCTGCCATCAGAGTTCACGTTTTTATGATCTGCTGATGAAGCGATGCGTGGAACCAAGTGTTCTGATGATGCAGCGCCTCTTAAATTTTCTGATTTTATCTTGTTAACAACACGATCAGCTTCACCCAGTGATATACTCGACTTGACTAGTGAAATATTTCTTCTGTTCCTGACATCCTTGGGTGCATCTAAGATAACTGACCCATgcagtgtcaaattatttgaatgagttggaagtttctttcttctcccccCTGAAAGCAGAAGCTTTTCTTCAGAAGGATTCCTGTGTCCATGCTTGCATAAATCATGACATGAGCCTGTAGAAGGTCTTAGATAGCGTGATACCGTCTTCTCATTCTTTTTCGAATCTGAAGCTGAAGCTGAACTCGTAGGAGTGGTGGTACCAAATGAAT
This window encodes:
- the LOC119291245 gene encoding uncharacterized protein LOC119291245, which gives rise to MSKVLERRNSFGTTTPTSSASASDSKKNEKTVSRYLRPSTGSCHDLCKHGHRNPSEEKLLLSGGRRKKLPTHSNNLTLHGSVILDAPKDVRNRRNISLVKSSISLGEADRVVNKIKSENLRGAASSEHLVPRIASSADHKNVNSDGRKKHPMVTQRTLANPRYSSGVPNFDKKAAMPVKGSKLPEKTLQEKARTVEKATTLKQPLVKKPASLPTKLNLIKKVPVSSQASNNLVSSRDKSTLKGKVPSSPAIITGKRTSNTGKTMRSSNASINCKERSDVPRTPFSIEDEFIASVELQEGDVESTVVELFPDATEYGDISETAPKEESRIGSEDGLDMSEISSSVQSELTASVETDEDDVQGSSITGHLVESALAEMSSHATEYVEESQPAPKETSRFSLEDGVVESNEVSEPLVSELPVAAELQLSFDNQELKTMLSKPDLEHMQPEKNSTNGRASTDEDIRTDDAALCQLPKQLTAVQNADVYDSALTESSSGMEADRVKVSASVESVITENKEDMGAHEDLQGPPELWAVDEKHAEDPEYCLDCTTGNVAENVEAAEIDDVGNINSTSHCQSILETSSDGELLEQSEPVPIDSNLQTDELASVHNNDTSEQDELKSMIVAQQLVEELSDDENYEEYDYELIELDDFDAEDEGEAINPNDESSKAKGQRLQRISSLHPDDASTTPYKLKFKRGKIVELTPDSNGPRRLVFRRRAANEVANGEGQLVRRIYKRNTRNNGVPTEPDLESPSVKLRHQDTQDKKDAQGLFNNVIEETASKLVESRKSKVKALVGAFETVILLQDSNPTTPQAGNSPRLLGDCGSKRICSSASPGCRSNGD